The Mus pahari chromosome 2, PAHARI_EIJ_v1.1, whole genome shotgun sequence genomic interval GAGTGGAAAGAATCAAAGAGTGCTAAATCTAAGAGTGTTAAGAATCAAAGACAGATTCTGCACCCGTCTATTCTCACTTGAACTGTTTCCTTTATCGGATATGTAACCTTCCTGTACAAGGCTGTTAAGACAGATAAGCCCTGATTAAAGAGTAAGGACAAAACTAACGGACATTTAAGGATGGGTTTAAGTCAAGACTCCTCCTTCCTCATGTATGGGAGCACCTCCTAGCACTTCCTAGAGTGATACTATTCTGCCCATGGACTGTAAGACCCTTCATCTTGGCAGAGTCTGGTTCTCTTCACTTTTGTAAACAGcctagcaaaataataataataataataataataataataataataataaattaataaaatgccttTCCCAGAACCTAAAAACAGGCGCTTTCTCTTCGCTTAGGAGATACGGTCTaagttcatttccttccactacttcaaatatatttttttggaCTTTGCTGCCAATAACCCACCCCTTGCCTAAATTAGGCAACTTCACAGCGAAAGATAGCTCAGCACGAAATACATCCAAGAACTAAGTTACAAAGAGGTCTATCAGTCAAAAAACGTGAACCGGGTCCGCTGTCATCAGTGCGGAAGGAAAACGCACGCTAACCCTGAGCGCATCCCTCCACCCCGCCGGCTCCACAAGACGAGGCAGAAGCGCACGCCGCGGGGACCAGGGCTCCTGAACGCGACGGCAGAGACGACGCCCGGCTCCTATCCGCCCGGCCGACGGCGGCGGCCCCACGCGCCGGAACCGGCACCTCCACGAACCTGTCAGCCGCTCCGCGCGTAAAAACCTTCCCGCCGCCCAGCTCGGAGCGCCCACCCTTCCGGATCAGCCTCCTCCACCAATCACAAGCCATAGCCTTCTCTGATTGGCTGCGCGGTGCGGCGTCCGGGCGCACATCCGAATAAGAGCTCCTGCTATTGGCCACGTCGCAGCCAATGGAGAGCGGCCTTGCGGCCCGACGGCGGCGGCTGCGTGTTTCCGGAAGACGTGGCGGCTCGGGCCCGGGCGGCGTCGCCGAGGCTCTTCTCCGGACTAGGCTTCGCAGCGTGGGCCCCGAGGCACCGCGGTCCTCGCCGCCGCCGCCATGATCTCCCTCACGGATACGCAGAGTAAGCGCTGCCGGGTCCCAGCGTTGGCCGGTGCTCccgcctcagcctctgctccgcCCCGCAATGAATGGAGCGGGCGCGCGTGGGGCGGCGGCCCGCGGGAGGGATGGGGCCGCGACGGGAGGACCGCCGACCTGCCCCGACCCCAGTGGCCTCGCCGCCGCCCCCTTCGCCCCGGTGACACCCGCGCTCTGTCCCACGGAGCAGCCGTCGGACCAAGTTTCCGGGGTGGCGGGAATGGGACCGTCCGCCCGCGCCTAGGCGCCTGCAAggctggggtgggctgggggcGTAGAGAGCGGTGATCAGACGCCACTGTTAGCAACCCACCCAAAATTCCCTTGCAAGGACTTCGGTTTTCCGCTCGTTTCAGTTTCAACCAAGTTTACTAATGTTCAGGTCACTTTGTGCTCAGAGCATTGACTTCGATGGTTTAGATTtgtgggttaggagtcaagatcACACAGTAGGTTAACGAGGCTGGCCTTGGCGCTCATTGTGTCAGTGCTAGCCTTCCCActtgtaatccttctgcctcagtctccagagttctgagattacaagcatgaaaGACTCTGCCTGTCCTGCAGGGAAAGGATTCCTTTATTAGTGTTGTATAATGTACTTCGTGTCTTATTTTAGCATCCTTTTCTGCCTATCATCACTCtgattagctttttatttttgcctttttttttgtttttttttttttttttttttttttggtagcccCAGAGATTAGAGCATCTCAGCCAAGTGTTTCTGCAGACTAGCTGAGCAGCGTTATCCCTGTCTCCATCGTTTTCTCTGTGATTTCTGTTTGTCTGCCTTTTCTTATCAATCttaattattttcctatttacGAATTCTACCCAAgctgtttactttttaaagatattttataggGATGACATCTTTTGCCTCACTTTTGCACATTACCGTGAACTTTGTTTCTTCAAACTGTAGTCAAGCTTTTCAAGATTCTGACATCCCACTGAAGTGAAACAAAAACCTTCCTTGAAGTTATTCTCAATTGGAGTTTGAAGATTTAAATTCAAGTCGTGGCACGCTGGATTGTCATAGATCCTTTATGATTCCCTCCACACCCTGGCAGCCCACTCTGTCTTACTGTGGACTGTACAGCTACCTTCTCTAGCCCAGGGTGTTGTCTATTGGTTCTAGTCAGAAATAAAAGTGTCCCTTTTTTTCCCTGCTGTCAGTAAGTCTTGTGAACCTGTTTCAGTTTACTGCAACATGTAGTGATATAGATAAGAGTGATCTTAATTACTTGCTTGAATGTGTTTCTTAACATGCATGCAGGGGACCAGAGCCGTAGGATCCTCCTGGAGCCACAGTTACAGTTTttagctgcctgatgtgggtgcttggacCCTCCAGAAGAGCAGATTTTATTACTTACATGTTTAATTCTTACACGAGCATGGGGAGGCATGGACCGTTTATGAATTGGGACATGTAAGACATTGAGTTAtacacaaagggagaaaaagcCATGGTCCTGGGATTTCTGGTGCAGAAGCCTTTGTTCTTGTCACTGTAGTACTAGCTTCTGAGGAGACTTGATGTCAACATTCACATCTTGGGATGGTACAAGTCTGTGGTGGATAAATTACCCTGTGTACAGGGCAGAGAATGTCGCTCTCCAACAAAACTAACATAGTGAGGAACTGAATTCTGGGCAGAAAAAGCTGTTTTCCCCTTGTTTTACCATATTTCTTGGGATGGTGAAATTCTGTGATGTTCACTTGTTGATTTCTGAGGTAAGATGGTGAGTTAAAGCCAGTGGTTAGGGAACCAGAGCTTGTCAAATTCAGattatatctgtgtctgtgttgacTTCAAGGTTGAACCAGTAGCAGCCCAGAAAGGTGCCAGCGTGAGTCATGGCTTTCAGATGTGAGGAGGTTGATCAAGCTCTGAGCAGTCGGGTAGATGATAGTTCATGATGTGCTGAAGATTCTGTAGTATGCCCTCCCCCATACCAGCAAGACCAGCAAGCCCTAAAGAAAGGCCAAGCTTACTCCTCATGAAATGGAGGCAGCTTCCAGCTTACATCTGGATTGTCACATTAAGTAAAATGCTGCTGTGGTATATGTTTTACTTAGTTGAACTCTTCTGTTTCCTAAAGGGTGTGATGAGGAAGGTGGGGCTGCTCTCACTCAGTGAGGGTGACCCCATCACTAAATGTCAGCTGTGATTGACAGTGGGCTAAACTGATCTTTATAAAGTTTCTACAGTATGTCTTTTCTTTATGTTAACCAATATCTCAGATTGCTTTTATGAAGCTTTATTTTTTatgggcagaaaaaaaataaagatagattaTGTTTTCCCAAGTATGATTCAGGCAGGAAGATTACTGCAGCATGTAGGCCTTTTGATTTCAGAGAACTTGCAGATGGATAAAGACAGGGACAACTGGTAAGGTGGAGGTGTGATAAGGATTTGACCTATTTCATTGGGGATTCCTAGCAGCATTGGACTGGTGCCAGTGTGGTAAAAGAGTCCACAGGCAGCTCCCCTTCTGACCTGTACTTCGTGAGTCATGGCTATAGTAGGATTGTAGAATGAGAAGACTGGGTCTGTAgtctccctgctgcctgtggtGTGGCTGCTTCCCACACTAATGCTTGGATACAGCAACCAGGAATGGGCTGCTCATGGGAAACTTGAGCCTTTGTTGCTACTGGGTACCTCAGAACGTTGTTAAAGGAATTGTGAGGCACTGTGGGCACTGCGCTGTAAAGAGCCTTATGGGATATCTTTTCCACTGCAACTAactctttattatatgtaagtataataaacactgtagctgttttcagacaccccagaagagggtatcaaatctcattacagatggtggtgagccaccatgtggttgctgggatttgaactcaggaccttcggaagagcagtcagtgctcttaaccactgagccatttcaccagcccaatCAGCTAACTCTTAAAAGGTCTGGTACCCACTGAGTTGTTCTAGACTAAGATTAAATTTAAATCACTTATATTCTGTGCATTCTAGTACCCTGGAGTTTAATAAGTATGTTTTTAAACTGTaggcaaaaatatttataatggtTAAAATAGACTAGATTAgactagattctttttttttttttaagatttatttatttattatatgtaagtacactgtagccgtcttcagacactccagaagagggagtcagatcttgttacagatggctatgagccaccatgtggttgctaggattcgaactccggaccttcggaagagcagtcgggtgctcttacccactgagccatctcaccagcccccaatagACTAGATTCTTAACTTTGATTTGGGGCAGCTTAAATCTCCTCTCTATAACTTATCCTCCAACCCTAAAGTGATGTGATTCTGACTACAGTCCAGTGAAACTAGGAGGATTGTATAGTGCATATTCTCTGGGAAGTACTTCATAGTGCCTGATTCCTGATAAGTTCTCAATGCATAGGAACTATTTCcatattgttttcttcctttattttcaaaCTTGAGGAAtgcatttactttgtgtgtgtgcatgtgcacacatgcactttgTGGCCAGATTGACATTGGGTGTCTTGTTCAATCATTCTCcaacattcatacatacatgcatgcatacatacataggacAGAGtctccactgaacctggagctcactgatttggctagactgtctggccagtgagcttcaaaatgcccatctctgcctcaccAACCTGGGGAATACAGGCATGACCCACCAagtctggctttttatgtagatgctggggggtctgaattcaggtcctcatgtttgcacagcaagcacagttccagcttgatttccaTCTTCATAAATGAACATCTTGGATGTTGCATCATTCTGATAATTTGTGAACTAGAAGGTAGTCACAGTCAAATGACTGGGCTGTTAGGATTTGCTCAGGATTTGCTCCTAAGTACTAGTTACTTAAGAGACTttcacttcctccttcttctatatttttctctAGGAAATTAAAGTCTGACACCTAAATAATTGTtttaggaaattttcctgagACAAGAAAGTATTCCTTTGGTATTTGCAtctcaaatacatttaaattagaATGGTGGTAGACAGGCTTGTAAATTCTTTCAGACTAATTTTAGAATCAAAATGGAAAATAGTATCAAAAAATGTagagcccagcagtggtggcacatgcctttaaacccagtatttgggaggcagaggcagaggcaggtggatttctgagttcgaggccaacctggtctacagagtgagttccaggacagccagggctacacagaaaaaccctgtctcaaaaaacaaaaaaaaattaggacaTGGAGGTAAAGGTAATAAAGTTTCAGCTCATCAGACCCTTTGATTTTTGTTGCCCCACCCCCAGGTTGAGAGGGTGTGTTGTAACTGGCCTGGATTTTAGCTCTCTAGAGCTGACAGGAAAATAATAACAGGTCAGAAAataacaattctttaaaaaacaaattgcaAACTATCCTCTAACAGCTAAAGCAGTGTGTCCAAGAGGTGGCTGGCAGACTTGCCGTTGAATATGTCTGGCCTGTACAAAAGGTAAGGCCTGGGGAATCCAAGGCCAATGCAGCATTCTTACGCAGAATAGGCTCCATTAAACGGTGCCCACCACTGTATTCAGTACTACAGCAGCCCTTGGTCTCTCGGAGTGAGCTGACAAGTGTTAGTTTCTAGGTAAAGAAGTAAAAATGTAGGCTAAGTTAAGATTTCAGTTTTAAACATGACATTGGTAGTGTAAAATTTGTAGGTAATCGATAGTTAAAGCCTATGCATGTTTGTCTAAGGCCAGAGCGGGGTTTTTGGAGGTAAAAATTGTCTTTTCCTGTCTACTGCCTAAGAGCTGGGGATTAAGTTCCTGACTTACATTGGATATAGAACTAGTGGTGCTGCCTTGATGCTGAAGGAGCCTGGCCTGCTGAGCTGGGGACCTGGGGCATTATGTGCTGGGTTTATGGGGGCATCAAGGACCTGattcttcttttgtctttaatcATGTGGTTTATGTTGCAGAAATTGGCATGGGCTTAACAGGATTTGGAGTGTTTTTCCTGTTCTTTGGAATGATTCTCTTTTTTGACAAAGCACTACTGGCTATTGGAAATGTAAGTCTTTGAAtatgtgtcttttaaattttcatcagGCAGTTTTATCTACTAGTAATATGTTGCTTTTTAATACTAGGAAATGACTGTCAGGGTTACTGTTGGCAGCAGCAGTGAAACCCTTAACCCTGTGTGACTAGCAGATAAGCTTAAAGCTCCTACTAGGGTTACAACCCTAATAAGTGTTTGTGGTGGGATTTACAGTGGATTGAGTGAGTAGGAGACCGAGGCAGCTGGCCTAGCCAGGATGGTAGCTTAGGCCTGTTTGCTCAACATATAAAAAACTGAGATAGGATCACCACAAAtttaaagctagcctggactacagaaaagggtgctgtctcaaaaagtaaaggaaatatgTCTTGCTAGTTCTTTGCCTTAGTAaacttatgaaaatatttttaatgagaatGTCTAAGACTGTACACGTGATTAAACTGTGTAAACAGATTTTCAGTAAcctaaaagtttttaaaaagtacatctTTTTTgccctgagatggctcagtgagtaaaggggcTTGCCATCAACCAAGCCCTGGAACCTACTTGATAAGAAGAACCTCTCTACCTTAGCTGTAACCTGCATGCACGTGccccagacaggaaggaagtgaGCAAAGCAACTCATTGTTTTTCTTGAGTACTTGGCTGAGGTGTTAGCTGACCTCCTTAGAAGCAACATGCCTTGTTTCCTTGCTTATGTACTGCCTGTCTATGTTGGAGGTCATGCAGGAGCTCCAGAAGTAAGCGGATCCCCCTTGGGAGAAGGTGGAGAAGTTGGTCCAAGATGTTAGGTGTCTTTGAAGTCTGTGTCCTATTttaattaaagagagaaagggtAACAAAGTTGATGTTTTAAGCCAGTGGTATCAACAGCACTGCTGAGCGAGAATGTGACACTTAGCTAGTGGGCTTGCTGTGAATTGGTAAGGAATAACTTTTCTTGAGGAAAGCTAATGGGGGAAGTATTTCACACACAGTGAAGGAGAAACAAACTCAGGGATAATCTCTtatccacacacacaacacttcTGCTGCTGGGCTCTCCTGAGCCTCACACTGACCTAATGCTGTCAGCATAGCCATCCCCCAAGTCTCCCATTCATAGAGACCTCCACAGAGACAATTGCAGAGTCAGGGAATACATTTGAGCTTCACAGTTTAGGGCAGGCTGGCCATCCAGGCCTTGCCAGCTGTCTGCTTGAATAGCCCATTCTTTCCTATCCAGTCAAGTTGGAACCTAATGTAGATGTGGATCTCTCTATCCCATCGCATCTTCTTTCTTCATGGAgtggagaaagacaaagaatgagGCCATTGAGGGCAGCTGGGCCTGCCAGCATGCTCACCCcagtccctgttcctgctgctgggCATGAGTGCGGGGACTCCTGAGGACTCTGGCATCTGTCACATCAAAAGCCAAGCAAACTCCTcactactgagctgtctcctgaCTGCAGTATCTAACCCTTCTCTGTGTTGCATTCTTTCTCTTCTAGGTTctgtttgtggctgggttggctTTTGTAATTGGTCTAGAAAGAACATTCAGATTCTTCTTCCAGAAGCACAAAGTGAAAGCCACTGGATTTTTCCTGGGTGGTGTGTTCGTGGTCCTTATTGGTTGGCCTTTGATAGGCATGATCTTCGAAATTTATGGATTCTTTCTCTTGTTCAGGTGaggcccttcttttctttcttttctttcatgcaCTAGAGTCTGAGATAACTATTGCAGAAACCCAGATAGTTGGGCTAGTGTGGGAGACTCTTTTCCTGAATGACCACTGCTTATATTGAGTTTTTATTATAAGTTTAGGTCAGTCAACTAAAAAACTGTTTCCTAAATGTAAATGACTGCCTGAGTGAgataataaagtatttattaaatatccTCCATgctaaaaaattcattttattgcCATTTGTGAGATGTGTACAGCGTTTGGTATTTCTAACAGGATGGATAGGTACATGGATCTGTCACTTTGTTATATAATGTTGCTTCATAGTGGCTGCTACTTGGTGGCAGTGTGCTcagtgcatgcatgtggtaaGGAATTCAATACTGAGCACTCTGGAAATGCTGTCACTTAGCcagaaaacagtgtgtgtgtgagaagacaAACAGTGCTCATCAGTcaactaaaacataaaaatgagttAAGTACCAAACCTGTCTTAGGAAACAACCATTTctaatatgaaaaacaaactgTAAAGCCCCCAGAAATGCAGTGCTAATGTCATGTCTCCATAGAAGGACAAGAATATTCTAAGAACATGGTAAGGGAGGAGCTTACCCAGGCACAAGGAGGAATGTTCAGATAAGCTGAGTCTTAAGGATCGGGTCAGAGCTCTTCGTGTAAGTCGGCACAGAGAGGCTGGTGACTGACGGGGCTTAGACAGGGTTGTGAAAGCTGCTGTTTGTTCTGTAAAAAGGAGAGCAGTTCCCTATGGCAGTGTGGGCCACAAGCCAGAAGAGGCTGCGGACTTCTCTGAGGTGCTAAAGAGCAGTGTCtgcagcagagaggcagggagggacacAAAAGATTCTTAAGCCAGAAACAATCAAGCCAGGAAGGCATTTCTGGGCGAATACTCATCAGGCTGACATGCACATCAGGATTCAATGAGATCACTCTGTGGCTAAATGTGCTCGCCACTGAGCCTGAGGACAgacctgagttgaatccccaGGGCCTACATGGTGGAATTAGAGAGCTGGTTCCCATAAGCTATTCCCTGACCTCTACACGTCAGAGCATGTGCTACGTGCTCACATATACGCgttaatagaaaacaaattaggGTGCATTTAGGAAAGGTGcaattggaaatagaaaaaaaaaaacatttaaaaggctCAGACTTGGTACACAGTATAAAGTTAGGAGATTGAACGCTGCTCACCATTTGAAGTGGAAAAACAATAGACAACAGAGATGGCAGTGAAGGTCAAAAGACCAGAGTTGACCCTTGATTCCGGTATAGAAGGAGATGCTGTCATTTGTTGGTAAATTGCATTAATACATTGGCTTCGTGGTTTAAAGAACCTTCTGGTAAAACCCTTGTGCTtctgttggggttttgtttgttctgagggAGTCTTGGCTTGAGATCTAGATTCAGGGGTCTTTGTGGTTCTTTCTTCGAATACATATAACCCTCAGTAGCAGCATGTGAAGCCAcctgttgtgtttttaaagacaCCTTCAACTATCCACTTGAACTTGGTGCTGCTAAGAAAGCAACCTGCATGTCTGAAGCATGTGCCTAGGTGGACCATAGGAGCTGCTCCTTTGTGGGGACATCAGTCACTTCCTGTGGCTCAGCTTATTGCCTTTTCTTCCCTGTGGTGCTTTCATCCCTCTGAACTGTGTTTTAAGACCCAGATGCAGTTTATTTCTTGAGCATTCTCAAATTCTATATCCTACCTGGGTTCACTGATCTACAGTTAAACTACTTGTCACTTGAGTGGGCATGTATCCACCCCAGAAACTGACGTGATGTGAACCTCCCCACTGGTAGGTGTGCTGTCAGTGTTGTGCTCATGGTTTTACACAGCCCATTTCTTGTGTTTACCCCTCCTCCCTACCACTGTTGCCAGCAGTAGAACAGAAAGCCTGTGGTCGGATCACAGCATGTCTAGGTACCATTATATTCTGGGCACCATTTTACCATCAATCAAGTTATTTATAGCACTTGTAACTAGTGATTCAAGTATTCCCCTTACTTGGCTTGTGGTTCCTCCTGGTAGAGAGCACTGAGCTCTAATTaccttgttttcttcctcccaGGGGCTTCTTTCCAGTGGTTGTTGGCTTTATCAGAAGAGTGCCTGTCCTTGGATCCCTCCTAAATCTACCTGGAATCAGATCAGTAAGTAGTCTCATGTTTAGCAAAGCGTTTTTAAGAACCACCCAGATGGATGGATTATGCCTTTTCACTGGGAGTTTGAATCATTGATGTGATTGCATAAGTATGGTATAAATGATTGTGTCACATGGATCCTGGTTACCATGAAAAACAGAGACTAATCATTCTTAGACCTATGAAACCTGACATTTTGTTTGAACATGCCATTTTTAGTATCGTTACCTATTTTGATGTTACTCCGATTGATAATGCTAAGCTACTTTTATGAATTGACAGGTAAAAGCCTTTCTGTACTCAGAGTCTACTCTGGACGCTTGATACTAACCTGCCCTGGGGGCTGCCATCTCTTGTGGGGTCTCAGGCTTCTCAGGACTTATCTGCCTTCCTTGTACACACCTCTATCGTAACATTTACCTGTTTTCATTATCGAGAAGGGAGCTCCAGACCTGTGACCATAGTCGTCTGGGGCAGAGGTAAATAGCTGTTAGCTATTCTTCTCAAGGACCCAGTATAACACCTGCCACTCAAGATAAAAACACCAGACATTTTCCCCAAGTGAATGAAGGAAGCATGCTTGTGTCTGGTGTCAGACCCAGTCAATCTCAGGGCAACTCCAGATGACTTCATCTTAGCTGTTTTTCTTAATCTGAAAGCCAAATGAGAACGTGACCTCTGGagacagtgctggagatggaggcCAGCTGAGAGGAGGCAGTGCTTCGGGCTCAGAGCAGCCCATGTTAGAAGTCACCTGCCCAAGAATCTTTCATAGGTCCATGCTTGTGAAGAACAACTGAGCTAAAGCCCAAAAGGCTTTGGAAAGGCTCATTGAGTCTGTCTAGGAATTGCAGAGAGAAACAAGAACTTctagaaggaggaacactcctgtAAGCCAAATCCTGTGCCACATCAGGTCAATCTTAGAGGCACAATCTTAGAGGCCCTCCTGGCACAGCCTGGGTATTTGCAGTTACCTGTGAAGAACAAatacaatgcttttttttttttagccactaaaatttattttaaagttctagTGACTCCACATACACTGTGACAGCCACCTCGTTATGATCATTTCAAGGGTTAGTATGTCAGCTTGGGGTGGGGTGTACTGAGGCTCCGTTGTCCTTATTAACAGACTCAATGTAGATACTGCTTATAGAGAGAATGACTTGGGCCTGTAGTTGCACTAGCTTACAAATTCTGTTGTGATTGTGTAAGTGGGCAGCCTGTGCAGGAGGGATTGCAGTCATTGCCTAAGTAGCAGTGTGAAGCGTCAGGGCAGAGGCACTGCTGGCTAGAGCACACGGTGCTCCATGGTGCAGCACTGGCACTGATCATACACACTCccctctggaggctgaggagagacAGGCTTTCTGACTGAGTGTTTGTTGACGCTCTCATTTGAAAATTACAGCTACTTTTTGGCAGCACTGAGTGTTTCAGTCTTTGCCCACTTGAGGATGATGTCCTGAATGCTCAGTTAACATATTTTTAGTTAATAGCTGTTGTTGATTACTGAACTTAATTGAGTTAAATCTGTTTGTCCAAAGACCACGTAGGCCCAGAAGAGATGCACAGGAATGGTCAGTGGAAATATCTTATTGGGTTCATTACTGCATGAGTGGCTGGCatttcagtcttttctttttgttgagcTAACAGTGTTggtgtcattttatttattattttactcattATGTTGCATTTTTCATGTTTCACCCTAAAATTCATGTGTATAACATGTCATGCAAAAgcgacttttaaaaaaataattttatacacatCTGAGAAGATGGTGGTGGGCACCATCCAGTTAACGACTGTCAGtcatgccttgaattcctgcaAATGTTGTAAAACTGGATGTTTTAAACCAGCATCTAAAGGGTTTAGTCAGTGCTATACAGTGCTTGAGTTCCCTCtgactctgtttttcttctccttacaGTTCGTAGACAAAGTTGGAGAAAGCAACAATATGGTATAACAACAAGGGAACTGAAGAACTTAAATACTGTATTATTTATAAAGCCCTTTTGAAGAATATTCAGCACAAAATTAAATTTCACGAACTAGCGTATAAAGTTCCTTACAGAAGTTTAAAATGTACGCCCTCCAAAGTCCCAACAGCTGTGGCAGAAGCAGCGGCAGGCTTGTGAGGCCTGAGGTCCGAAGATGGAGAGGATGAAGCCTATTCCGATGCTTAGTGACTTGAGAAGGCTGTTTCTTAGTCTTGCTGCAATATGTGAAACAGCCGTTTGTAGAGAACCATGGtgtctgttactttttttttttttttagaagattcAGGAACACCAATAGgcatttgatatttttatgatGTCCATTGTGGTAGCCCAGATATATCTAAGTATGCTGGGTTTCTAATAATGATGCCTGGATTGGATTATGTCATCTCCATATATTGGCCCAAGGAAGCCCGGTTCATGTGTGAATcactccctttttttttcccttttgctttttttgtttttgtaaacatggataaaataaaacttttgtgGTCCTTTTGAATCTTAATATTTTTGGAGCCAGATAAAATTCTGAATTAGTCATTTTTGAAATACACAGAGGTCATTCTGA includes:
- the Golt1b gene encoding vesicle transport protein GOT1B isoform X1; this encodes MISLTDTQKIGMGLTGFGVFFLFFGMILFFDKALLAIGNVLFVAGLAFVIGLERTFRFFFQKHKVKATGFFLGGVFVVLIGWPLIGMIFEIYGFFLLFRGFFPVVVGFIRRVPVLGSLLNLPGIRSFVDKVGESNNMV
- the Golt1b gene encoding vesicle transport protein GOT1B isoform X2, with amino-acid sequence MISLTDTQKIGMGLTGFGVFFLFFGMILFFDKALLAIGNVLFVAGLAFVIGLERTFRFFFQKHKVKATGFFLGGVFVVLIGWPLIGMIFEIYGFFLLFRGFFPVVVGFIRRVPVLGSLLNLPGIRSTT